From Rutidosis leptorrhynchoides isolate AG116_Rl617_1_P2 chromosome 3, CSIRO_AGI_Rlap_v1, whole genome shotgun sequence, a single genomic window includes:
- the LOC139902195 gene encoding protein FAR1-RELATED SEQUENCE 5-like: MDLSSIADSASIAQSDVHVVTNSSNESASDSVADTFSCTNYVCRNHFLSSYEDEGPDGKKLWFPNVPDHFNPVIGSVLRSWEDCLYFYDLYAEAAGFNIKKASENKDEDGSVIYQVYRCNRSGRPVPKPLVPPAIVNPPANVNASQSVPDPDSSIPDKPAKRKRQRRNVSNRKSSSIKVECEACIRFKLIEGKIVIFKFFEGHSHKLITERNRNLLNKRRKLDPERMEFLFKLSTRSNMGGFKAHTLFSALSGGIDNVGPLPVDFNNFHCDLIQSLGDTDAHIAIEQLLMKKNTLPNFSVEYYCDHNDFLRGVFWADNISKLNYKEFGDIVGFDATYGTNMYNMVFVPLTGVDNHKKLVIFGAALLASESIESFSWFLDCFLKVFGTEPGLVSTDQDPAILEVGRELFSNKDFRKQMNNIFWNQELNAKKFEKCWQHVLDEFGLHDVDWFKDMYAMKEKWIPCFFRDTPMAGLMRTSSLFEKQRHNNMVLEFEMDNRSINCVTNKLIELHARDFYTPTMFLLVQEEIFQSSFSCVQISSTIEENEDKQLCVTFDVKTAEASCSCLLFTREGRLCRHIFYVYHVHDVVSIPMVHLLRRWSKEVSETFNSIFVYSDDKSESKKIINHVFNKLRKVSSLYRDDLDKLVSFRDKFDVLIGDFLGSTSDEPSTSTRGEHINRLWGFSKPVNSNIRAPENIRNKGQRRSNRILSSKEVAIKKHVKPRACKRCGILGHNVRTCTTDLTQLHNSKNKGKNVIDCGIHDHNVWTRTTDLTQLHNSKNKGKNVIDFELEDESEEDDEGVAYEDEDSDSD, from the exons ATGGATTTATCTTCAATCGCAGATTCAGCTTCAATTGCTCAATCTGATG TTCATGTTGTTACGAATTCGTCTAATGAATCAGCTTCTGATTCTGTTGCTGATACATTTTCTT GCACCAACTATGTCTGTAGAAATCATTTTTTGTCTTCTTATGAGGATGAAGGTCCTGATGGAAAGAAATTGTGGTTTCCTAATGTTCCAGATCATTTTAATCCTGTTATTGGTTCCGTATTAAGATCATGGGAAGATTGTTTATATTTTTATGACTTATATGCTGAGGCTGCTGGGTTCAATATTAAGAAAGCTTCTGAAAATAAAGATGAAGATGGTTCAGTTATTTACCAAGTTTATAGGTGTAATAGGTCAGGTCGTCCTGTCCCAAAACCTCTTGTTCCCCCTGCTATTGTTAATCCACCTGCTAATGTCAATGCATCTCAATCTGTCCCTGATCCTGATTCTTCCATTCCTGATAAACCTGCAAAGCGAAAGCGTCAGCGTAGGAACGTGTCTAACCGTAAATCTTCTAGTATTAAGGTTGAATGTGAAGCttgcattagattcaaacttattgaGGGTAAGAttgttatttttaagttttttgagGGGCATAGTCACAAACTTATAACTGAGAGGAATAGAAATTTGTTGAATAAAAGGAGGAAGTTGGATCCTGAACGCATGGAATTTCTTTTCAAACTTAGTACTCGATCAAATATGGGTGGATTTAAAGCTCACACACTTTTTAGTGCTCTTAGTGGTGGTATTGATAATGTTGGTCCTTTGCCTGTAGATTTCAATAATTTTCATTGTGATTTGATCCAATCTCTAGGTGATACTGATGCACATATTGCTATTGAACAACTGCTTATGAAGAAAAATACTTTACCTAACTTCAGTGTCGAGTATTATTGTGATCATAATGATTTTTTACGTGGGGTTTTTTGGGCTGACAATATTTCTAAGTTGAACTACAAAGAGTTTGGTGATATCGTTGGCTTTGATGCTACATATGGTACAAATAT GTATAACATGGTTTTTGTACCTCTCACTGGAGTTGATAATCATAAGAAGCTTGTTATTTTTGGAGCTGCTTTATTAGCTAGTGAAAGCATAGAATCATTTAGTTGGTTTCTTGATTGTTTTCTCAAAGTTTTTGGGACTGAACCGGGCTTAGTGTCCACTGATCAAGACCCAGCAATATTGGAG gtTGGTCGTGAGTTGTTTTCAAATAAAGATTTTCGTAAGCAAATGAATAACATATTCTGGAATCAAGAGTTGAATGCTAAAAAGTTTGAAAAGTGTTGGCAACATGTTTTAGATGAATTTGGCTTGCATGATGTCGATTGGTTTAAAGATATGTATGCTATGAAGGAGAAGTGGATACCGTGTTTTTTCCGAGATACACCAATGGCTGGATTGATGAGAACGTCATCACTTT TTGAAAAGCAGCGCCATAACAACATGGTTCTCGAGTTTGAAATGGATAATAGATCTATTAATTGTGTTACCAATAAGCTAATTGAGTTGCATGCTAGGGATTTTTATACACCAACCATGTTTCTGTTGGTTCAAGAAGAAATATTTCAGTCTTCTTTCTCTTGTGTGCAAATCAGCTCAACCATTGAAGAGAATGAAGacaaacaattatgt GTTACTTTTGATGTTAAAACTGCCGAAGCCAGCTGTTCGTGTTTGCTTTTTACACGTGAAGGTCGTTTATGTAGGCACATATTTTATGTGTATCATGTTCATGATGTTGTTTCTATCCCTATGGTTCATTTGTTGAGGAGGTGGTCAAAGGAGGTATCTGAAACATTTAATTCCATTTTCGTCTATTCTGATGATAAGTCTGAATCCAAAAAGATTATCAATCACGTTTTCAACAAGCTTAGGAAGGTTTCCTCTTTATATCGAGATGATCTAGATAAACTTGTTAGTTTTAGAGATAAGTTTGATGTCTTAATTGGCGATTTTCTTGGTTCTACTTCTGATGAGCCTTCTACATCTACTAGAGGTGAACATATTAATAGACTATGGGGATTCTCTAAACCAGTCAATTCGAATATTCGTGCTCCGGAGAATATTAGAAACAAAGGTCAACGTAGATCAAATCGGATATTGTCTTCCAAAGAAGTTGCTATTAAGAAACATGTTAAGCCAAGAGCTTGCAAGCGTTGTGGTATTCTTGGTCACAATGTTCGGACTTGTACTACTGACCTCACTCAACTACATAATTCAAAGAATAAAGGAAAAAATGTCATTGACTGTGGTATTCATGATCACAATGTTTGGACTCGTACTACTGACCTCACTCAACTACATAATTCAAAGAATAAAGGGAAAAATGTCATTGACTTTGAATTAGAAGACGAAAGTGAGGAAGATGATGAAGGCGTTGCATATGAAGATGAAGATTCTGATTCTGATTAA